From one Cupriavidus sp. P-10 genomic stretch:
- a CDS encoding SAM-dependent methyltransferase — translation MPVDRDYFSRLYGRHDDPWGIGTRWYEARKRALLMAMLPRERFSRAFEPGCGGGHLTVELAPRCDALVAMELADSAAEQARQRAAEFAHVQVLTGELPQQWPEGTFDLIVFSELGYYFPKSDWNDVAARAAGALAEDGIIVACHFRHLFAEQQITAQAVHDAIDAQHGLYRHIHHQEPDFTLDLWSRQLEMRLA, via the coding sequence ATGCCAGTCGACCGCGACTACTTCAGCCGGCTGTATGGCCGGCACGACGACCCCTGGGGCATCGGCACGCGCTGGTACGAGGCACGCAAGCGCGCGCTGCTGATGGCCATGCTGCCGCGCGAACGCTTCTCGCGTGCGTTCGAGCCGGGCTGCGGCGGCGGGCATCTTACCGTCGAACTGGCGCCGCGCTGCGACGCGCTGGTGGCCATGGAACTGGCCGACAGCGCGGCCGAACAGGCGCGGCAGCGGGCGGCGGAGTTTGCGCACGTGCAGGTGCTGACGGGTGAACTGCCGCAGCAATGGCCGGAAGGAACGTTTGACCTGATCGTCTTTTCCGAGCTGGGGTACTACTTCCCCAAGTCCGACTGGAACGATGTCGCAGCGCGGGCGGCGGGCGCGCTGGCCGAAGACGGCATCATCGTCGCCTGCCATTTCCGGCACCTGTTCGCCGAGCAGCAGATCACGGCGCAGGCGGTGCATGATGCGATCGATGCGCAGCACGGGCTGTACCGGCATATCCATCACCAGGAGCCTGATTTCACGCTGGACCTGTGGTCACGTCAGTTGGAGATGCGGCTGGCTTGA
- a CDS encoding efflux RND transporter periplasmic adaptor subunit, with the protein MRPNFLLSLTAAAVLTFSLAACSDKPEPVAEAPKLPPGVIQPQGNLQQSLKVAPVATSPFSEMLRVAGRIDFDEQRVSRIGASVTGRVTDLYATLGQEVKAGQVLARLHSSELGAAQMSFLKSEAQHDLQVRNAERARQLFAADVIGRGELQRRESELAIASAEMRAYRDQLRVLGMAQGSIAELAKNGSINSHSPVYSSISGTVVERNVAQGQVVQPADALYTVADLSRVWVVAEVPEQQAAQVAEGQSVEIEVPSLANGKGDNTITGKLIYVGRTVSPQSRTVLVRTELENREGRLKPAMLASMLIAGKPQDQLVIPAAAVVREGNDELVYVEMPGNKFRLTKVKLGAESDGMRVVQNGVKAGDRIVVDGAFHLDNERKRIEQG; encoded by the coding sequence ATGCGTCCCAATTTCCTGCTTTCGCTGACGGCCGCCGCCGTCCTGACGTTCAGCCTGGCGGCCTGTTCCGACAAACCTGAACCCGTTGCCGAAGCGCCCAAGCTGCCGCCCGGCGTGATCCAGCCGCAAGGCAACCTGCAGCAGTCGCTGAAGGTGGCGCCGGTAGCCACGTCCCCGTTCAGCGAGATGCTGCGCGTGGCCGGCCGCATTGACTTCGACGAGCAGCGCGTCTCGCGCATCGGCGCCAGCGTGACTGGCCGCGTGACCGACCTGTACGCCACGCTGGGCCAGGAAGTAAAGGCCGGCCAGGTGCTGGCGCGCCTGCACAGCAGCGAGCTGGGCGCGGCGCAGATGTCGTTCCTGAAGAGCGAGGCACAGCACGACCTGCAGGTGCGCAACGCCGAGCGCGCGCGCCAGCTGTTTGCCGCCGACGTGATCGGCCGAGGCGAGTTGCAGCGCCGCGAGAGCGAACTGGCGATCGCCTCCGCCGAGATGCGCGCCTACCGCGACCAGCTGCGCGTGCTGGGCATGGCGCAGGGCTCGATCGCCGAACTGGCCAAGAACGGCAGCATCAACTCGCATTCGCCGGTGTATTCGAGCATCAGCGGCACCGTGGTCGAGCGCAACGTGGCGCAGGGCCAGGTGGTGCAGCCGGCCGACGCCCTCTACACGGTGGCCGACCTGTCGCGCGTATGGGTCGTGGCCGAGGTGCCGGAGCAGCAGGCCGCCCAGGTGGCCGAAGGGCAGAGCGTGGAGATCGAGGTGCCGTCGCTGGCCAACGGCAAGGGCGACAACACCATCACCGGCAAGCTGATCTACGTGGGCCGCACGGTCAGCCCGCAGTCGCGCACGGTGCTGGTCCGCACCGAGCTGGAGAACCGCGAAGGGCGCCTGAAGCCCGCCATGCTCGCCAGCATGCTGATCGCCGGCAAGCCGCAGGACCAGCTGGTGATCCCCGCGGCCGCGGTGGTGCGTGAAGGCAACGACGAACTGGTCTACGTCGAGATGCCGGGCAACAAGTTCCGCCTGACCAAGGTCAAGCTTGGCGCCGAGAGCGACGGCATGCGCGTGGTGCAGAACGGCGTGAAGGCCGGCGACCGCATCGTGGTCGACGGCGCCTTCCACCTGGACAACGAGCGCAAGCGCATCGAGCAAGGGTAA
- a CDS encoding TolC family protein, with the protein MTTTKLTLIASLSLLAFAAAPAHAGEQGATPAKAAGATGTVPAAPAAPLSKPSPKIAAATAPTPGAELLAATAVPKAASARPAGAAAGPAFTLPQLLDMAQSTNKGVAAAEANVDAASAAISSARAYPNPQVEVMYGRLSGKQPGVTSGNAPSYAVVQKLDYPHQRSLREAMATRGLESTQAARQGFRSELSARVKTAYYDVLRRESELHAAEEDLAMMRQIHSRARLRVEVGEAPRYELIKAETELLASQKNQQTAELRVNQTKAALRQQVGGAMPGGQFSLAGTLGQSPDVPPLPVLRDTMTASNAELVQRRTELERARLGVDYQRSLRWPEVSVRASTDRQPDNNVSQIGLVMTIPLWDRRRGPVGEATAQATQALSALEMREFELTQELETAYRQYEITQAQVTALESGIVREAESALGVAESAYRFGERGILDYLDAQRVLRGARNELIAAQYELQLAAIQIEKLMSTAPGATAAPGLQPTTTIEQK; encoded by the coding sequence ATGACAACAACCAAGCTGACCCTGATCGCGTCGCTTTCGCTGCTCGCGTTCGCCGCTGCCCCGGCCCATGCCGGTGAGCAGGGCGCCACCCCGGCGAAGGCCGCGGGGGCAACGGGCACCGTACCCGCTGCCCCGGCCGCACCGCTCTCCAAGCCTTCTCCGAAGATTGCCGCCGCCACGGCGCCCACTCCCGGCGCCGAACTGCTGGCTGCCACGGCCGTGCCCAAGGCTGCATCCGCACGCCCCGCCGGCGCCGCGGCTGGCCCCGCGTTCACGCTGCCGCAACTGCTCGACATGGCGCAGTCGACCAACAAGGGTGTCGCCGCGGCCGAGGCCAATGTCGATGCCGCCAGCGCCGCCATCAGCAGCGCGCGCGCCTATCCCAATCCGCAAGTGGAGGTGATGTACGGCCGCCTGTCCGGCAAGCAGCCGGGCGTGACCAGCGGCAATGCACCCAGCTACGCCGTGGTGCAGAAGCTGGACTACCCGCACCAGCGCAGCCTGCGCGAAGCCATGGCCACGCGCGGGCTGGAGTCGACCCAGGCAGCGCGCCAGGGCTTCCGCTCCGAACTGTCCGCACGCGTCAAGACCGCCTACTACGACGTGCTGCGCCGCGAGAGCGAGTTGCATGCCGCCGAGGAAGACCTGGCGATGATGCGCCAGATCCATTCGCGCGCACGGCTGCGCGTGGAGGTGGGCGAAGCGCCGCGCTATGAACTGATCAAGGCCGAGACCGAACTGCTGGCCTCGCAGAAGAACCAGCAGACCGCCGAGCTGCGCGTCAACCAGACCAAGGCCGCGCTGCGCCAGCAGGTCGGCGGCGCGATGCCGGGCGGCCAGTTCTCGCTGGCCGGCACGCTGGGACAGTCGCCGGATGTGCCGCCGCTGCCGGTGCTGCGCGACACCATGACCGCGAGCAACGCCGAGCTGGTCCAGCGCCGCACGGAACTGGAGCGCGCGCGCCTGGGCGTGGATTACCAGCGTTCGCTGCGCTGGCCGGAGGTGTCGGTGCGCGCCAGCACGGACCGCCAGCCTGACAACAACGTCTCGCAGATCGGCCTGGTGATGACCATCCCGCTGTGGGACCGCCGCCGCGGCCCGGTGGGCGAGGCGACGGCGCAGGCCACGCAGGCGCTGAGCGCGCTGGAAATGCGCGAGTTCGAGCTGACGCAGGAGCTGGAAACCGCCTACCGCCAGTATGAGATCACGCAGGCGCAGGTGACCGCGCTGGAGTCCGGCATCGTGCGCGAGGCCGAGTCGGCGCTGGGCGTGGCCGAGTCCGCCTACCGCTTCGGCGAGCGCGGCATCCTGGACTACCTCGATGCCCAGCGCGTGCTGCGCGGCGCGCGCAACGAGCTGATCGCCGCCCAGTACGAACTGCAACTGGCCGCCATCCAGATCGAAAAGCTCATGTCGACCGCCCCGGGCGCCACTGCCGCGCCGGGCCTGCAGCCGACCACCACCATCGAACAGAAATAA
- a CDS encoding DUF3772 domain-containing protein has translation MSKASRLALGLALAALCHLMPATLPAVYAAETASEAQAAEQAPALTHAEATAELKRLQTEQDSVKQQASDPDGNTKLHDLQETLQRLDTDADKLGAALTPQRAQLQAQLDVLGPPPADATTKEARAVVKQRAELNARRTQLDAQIKQAAESKENIANLSDQLGRLERGHLKDQLALRSESILNPQFWQPLFSPPPEDRVRLDGFHDQVVPMVQLAWQPSQRAATVALLLLALAVWTLGRRLAERALAWFCLTRLPETRLRRSALALATTMATVCTTGLAVQLVYHAFARNYELPPDLMALYAQLVKLTLTSALIVGLGRALLCTRHPSWRLPALADPVALAMKPFPAVLAGLLLLAGTLEQINRIADTSVQVTLLGRGLVSLVVVLTIGAALLRANRVRNELAAAGERPEARATLAGMIHAAVTVLVIVSMIALLAGYISFARFLTYELVWFDIVLCSLYLLTQVTRDVCEAVLSTNHASGRVIKQLFGVDDSHLEQASTILSGIGASALLLVAVVALLTGGFGTTPADLLNSLLTVLGGDKLRSLNIMPDRILNAVLALGVGIWLLRSVRRWLDAELLPKVCKEPGLRASLITLFSNVGYVLLVLLTLSLLGVRWDNLAWIVSALSVGIGFGLQEIVKNFVSGLILLTERPVKVGDMVSLAGVEGDIRRINVRATEIQLGDRSTVIVPNSQLISQNVRNVTMSNSTQGVASLQLTFPLNTDPEQLRDLLLDIYKENESILDVPAPSVMFSQLAPNGITLSVTGYVGSPRIAANTRSELLFEILKRLRAEDIALTEPQSLRLENLPAFGEAQQRAYAAG, from the coding sequence ATGAGCAAAGCTTCACGGCTCGCACTGGGCCTTGCGCTCGCTGCGCTATGCCACCTGATGCCGGCCACGCTGCCCGCCGTTTATGCCGCAGAAACCGCATCGGAAGCCCAGGCCGCCGAGCAAGCGCCCGCGCTGACCCACGCCGAGGCCACCGCCGAACTCAAGCGCCTGCAGACCGAGCAGGACAGCGTCAAGCAGCAGGCCTCGGACCCCGACGGCAATACCAAGCTGCACGACCTGCAAGAGACGCTGCAGCGCCTCGATACCGATGCTGACAAGCTCGGCGCCGCGCTGACGCCGCAGCGCGCCCAGCTCCAGGCGCAGCTCGATGTGCTGGGGCCGCCGCCCGCCGATGCCACCACCAAGGAAGCGCGCGCCGTGGTGAAGCAGCGTGCCGAGCTCAATGCGCGCCGCACGCAACTCGATGCCCAGATCAAGCAGGCGGCCGAAAGCAAGGAGAACATCGCCAACCTCAGCGACCAGCTGGGTCGGCTGGAGCGCGGCCACCTGAAAGACCAGCTTGCGCTGCGCTCGGAAAGCATCCTCAACCCGCAATTCTGGCAGCCGCTGTTCAGCCCGCCGCCGGAAGACCGGGTGCGCCTGGACGGGTTCCACGACCAGGTGGTGCCGATGGTGCAGCTGGCCTGGCAGCCGTCGCAGCGCGCGGCCACGGTGGCGCTGCTGCTGCTCGCGCTGGCGGTGTGGACCCTGGGCCGGCGCCTGGCCGAGCGCGCGCTGGCGTGGTTCTGCCTGACCCGGCTGCCCGAGACGCGCCTGCGCCGCAGCGCGCTGGCGCTGGCGACCACGATGGCGACGGTCTGCACCACGGGGCTGGCGGTGCAGCTCGTCTACCATGCCTTCGCGCGCAACTATGAACTGCCGCCTGACCTGATGGCGCTCTATGCGCAGCTGGTCAAGCTGACGCTGACCAGCGCACTGATCGTCGGGCTGGGGCGCGCGTTGCTGTGCACGCGGCATCCCAGCTGGCGCCTGCCCGCGCTGGCCGATCCGGTGGCGCTGGCGATGAAACCCTTCCCCGCCGTGCTGGCGGGCCTGCTGCTGCTGGCCGGCACGCTGGAGCAGATCAACCGCATCGCCGACACCAGCGTGCAGGTCACGCTGCTGGGCCGCGGGCTGGTGTCGCTGGTGGTGGTGCTGACCATCGGCGCGGCGCTGCTGCGCGCCAACCGCGTGCGCAACGAACTCGCCGCCGCGGGCGAACGCCCGGAGGCGCGCGCCACGCTGGCCGGCATGATCCACGCCGCCGTGACGGTGCTGGTGATCGTGTCGATGATCGCGCTGCTGGCCGGCTACATCAGCTTCGCGCGCTTCCTGACCTATGAACTGGTCTGGTTCGACATCGTGCTGTGCAGCCTGTACCTGCTGACGCAGGTCACGCGCGACGTGTGCGAAGCCGTGCTGTCGACCAACCACGCCAGCGGCCGCGTCATCAAGCAGCTGTTCGGCGTCGACGATTCGCACCTGGAGCAGGCCTCGACCATCCTGTCGGGCATCGGCGCCAGCGCGCTGCTGCTGGTGGCGGTGGTGGCGCTGCTGACCGGCGGTTTCGGCACCACGCCGGCGGACCTGCTCAACAGCCTGCTGACAGTCCTGGGCGGCGACAAGCTGCGCAGCCTGAACATCATGCCGGACCGCATCCTGAATGCGGTGCTGGCGCTCGGCGTGGGCATCTGGCTGCTGCGTTCGGTGCGGCGCTGGCTCGACGCCGAGCTGCTGCCCAAGGTGTGCAAGGAGCCGGGGCTGCGCGCGTCGCTGATCACGCTGTTCAGCAATGTCGGCTACGTGCTGCTGGTGCTGCTGACGCTGTCGCTGCTGGGCGTGCGCTGGGACAACCTGGCGTGGATCGTCAGCGCGCTGTCGGTGGGTATCGGCTTTGGCCTGCAGGAGATCGTGAAGAACTTCGTCTCGGGCCTGATCCTGCTGACCGAGCGCCCGGTCAAGGTCGGCGACATGGTCAGCCTGGCCGGCGTGGAGGGCGACATCCGCCGCATCAACGTGCGCGCCACCGAGATCCAGCTGGGCGACCGCTCTACCGTGATCGTGCCCAACTCGCAGCTGATCTCGCAGAACGTGCGCAACGTGACCATGAGCAACAGCACGCAGGGCGTGGCGTCGCTGCAGCTGACCTTCCCGCTCAATACCGATCCGGAACAACTCCGCGACCTGCTGCTCGATATCTACAAGGAAAACGAGTCGATCCTGGACGTGCCGGCGCCGTCGGTCATGTTCAGCCAGCTCGCGCCCAACGGCATCACGCTGTCGGTGACGGGCTACGTCGGCAGCCCGCGCATCGCCGCGAATACGCGCAGCGAACTGCTGTTCGAGATCCTCAAGCGGCTGCGCGCCGAGGACATCGCGCTGACCGAACCGCAATCGCTGCGGCTGGAGAACCTGCCGGCGTTCGGCGAAGCGCAGCAGCGCGCGTACGCGGCTGGGTAA
- the ltrA gene encoding group II intron reverse transcriptase/maturase, producing the protein MQSKLATWSTENKERKFDRLLRLIADRSWLSEAARITLASSGARTPGVDGVDKCRLEANLQHELAAIREELLAGSYSPLPARRVYIPKANGKLRPLGIPSLRDRIVQRAMLMAMEPIWESDFHPASYGFRPARSVHHAIRAVKLQLQDSGEQSTAGRWVIEGDLASYFDTVHHRLLMKGIRKRIADQRFLALLWKFIKAGCVDRELFRASSEGVPQGGVISPLLSNIMLHEFDAWMERNYLNKKVRKDRWAWNFAILKQRPITVRENRQWKPAIAYCRYADDFVIVVKGTREHAETVREACRGFLEGELKLTLNMEKTHITHVNDGFVFLGHRIIRKRGPRGRMRPVTSIPWEKYRGFAGRLVKQLSGNYSMNRMDLMESLNRQIAGWAAFYQYTDYTATMFKKVDRTVFWKLGYWLARKYRRGFRSLMRDYIRAPEPGQATTWVLQGQNSRGWYGVVALRRLVTSRKGRFTWRTLTENPYILRDETRRTIESRYPDVAFAMSNT; encoded by the coding sequence ATGCAAAGCAAACTGGCGACATGGTCAACGGAGAACAAAGAGCGCAAGTTCGATCGCCTCCTGAGATTGATTGCCGACAGAAGTTGGCTGAGCGAAGCGGCTCGCATTACGCTGGCCTCCAGCGGAGCTCGCACGCCGGGCGTTGACGGGGTCGACAAATGCAGGCTGGAAGCGAATCTCCAGCATGAATTGGCGGCGATACGTGAAGAGCTGTTGGCGGGCTCGTACAGTCCGCTGCCTGCGCGACGCGTGTACATACCGAAAGCGAACGGCAAGCTCAGGCCGCTTGGCATACCGAGCCTGCGGGATCGGATCGTGCAACGGGCAATGTTGATGGCGATGGAGCCGATATGGGAGAGCGATTTCCACCCGGCTTCATATGGCTTTAGGCCTGCCCGTAGCGTACATCACGCGATTCGCGCGGTGAAGCTCCAGCTACAAGACAGCGGTGAACAAAGTACGGCGGGACGCTGGGTTATCGAGGGCGACCTCGCCAGCTACTTTGATACGGTTCATCATCGCCTGCTCATGAAGGGGATTCGCAAGCGGATTGCCGATCAGCGCTTTCTTGCCCTGCTCTGGAAGTTCATCAAGGCGGGCTGTGTTGATCGCGAGCTGTTTCGTGCATCGAGTGAAGGCGTTCCTCAGGGCGGTGTCATCTCGCCCCTGTTATCCAACATCATGTTGCATGAATTCGATGCGTGGATGGAGCGGAACTACCTGAACAAGAAGGTGCGGAAGGATCGGTGGGCATGGAACTTCGCCATTCTTAAACAGCGACCCATTACTGTTCGAGAAAACCGGCAGTGGAAACCAGCTATCGCCTACTGCCGGTATGCGGATGACTTTGTGATCGTGGTCAAGGGGACTCGTGAACATGCTGAGACAGTGCGTGAAGCATGCCGTGGGTTCCTCGAAGGCGAGCTGAAGCTCACGCTGAATATGGAGAAGACCCATATCACGCATGTGAACGACGGCTTTGTCTTCCTCGGTCACCGGATCATTCGCAAGCGTGGTCCACGCGGCCGCATGCGGCCTGTGACGTCCATACCGTGGGAGAAGTATCGGGGCTTTGCCGGGCGGCTCGTCAAGCAACTGTCGGGCAACTACAGCATGAACCGGATGGACCTGATGGAAAGCCTGAATCGGCAGATCGCTGGCTGGGCTGCCTTCTATCAATACACCGACTACACGGCCACCATGTTCAAGAAAGTAGACCGAACGGTCTTCTGGAAACTCGGATACTGGCTCGCGCGCAAGTATCGGCGCGGGTTCAGGTCGCTGATGCGCGACTACATTCGAGCGCCGGAGCCGGGACAGGCTACAACATGGGTGTTACAAGGCCAGAACAGTCGGGGATGGTATGGGGTAGTGGCGCTTCGGCGTCTCGTTACCAGTCGCAAAGGTCGTTTTACCTGGCGAACCCTGACAGAAAATCCGTACATCCTGCGCGATGAGACACGCCGTACCATCGAGTCGCGCTACCCCGATGTTGCCTTTGCTATGAGCAACACTTGA
- a CDS encoding mechanosensitive ion channel protein MscS — translation MRPSTRIVAAAALTVALVAAGPASARGRHHGGGSNAGAVLAVGALVGLAFGAALASAPVVAAPVAVAPPPVTYAPAPVSYAAPAAPPGYCYSDYDRAYVPCGPQPSGYYQQQQQPYYGY, via the coding sequence ATGCGCCCCTCCACCCGAATCGTCGCCGCGGCCGCCCTGACCGTGGCCCTGGTAGCCGCCGGCCCCGCGTCCGCGCGCGGCCGCCATCACGGCGGCGGGTCGAATGCCGGCGCGGTGCTCGCCGTCGGCGCACTGGTCGGCCTGGCCTTCGGCGCCGCCCTGGCCTCGGCGCCGGTGGTGGCCGCACCCGTGGCGGTGGCGCCGCCGCCCGTCACCTATGCCCCCGCGCCAGTCTCGTACGCGGCGCCGGCGGCGCCACCGGGCTATTGCTACAGCGACTATGACCGCGCCTACGTGCCGTGCGGCCCGCAGCCGTCCGGCTACTACCAGCAGCAGCAGCAACCGTACTACGGCTACTAG
- a CDS encoding efflux RND transporter permease subunit produces MMKSLVEAAIKQRLVVCVLAVVLFFFGLRAATKLSVDAFPDVTNVQVQIATEAAGRSPEEVERFVTVPVEMAMTGLPGLEEMRSLNKAGLSLITLVFTDATDVYFARQLVMERLIEVGGRMPEGVSPVLGPVSTGLGEVYQYTLDRADDGNRELTQEELAERRIAQDWVVRPLLRSIPGVAEINSQGGYVRQYQALVNPERMRHYGVSIQQVYQALARNNANSGGGVLPHYAEQYLIRGVGLAKGVEDLGSIVLKEVNGTPVYLRDVANVTIGHEVRQGALVKNGQTEAVGGIVMMMRGGNAKEVVSRVKARVAEINERGMLPGKLQIVPYYDRSELVDSALWTVTKVLLEGVVLVVIVLFLFLGDVRSSVIVLATLVLTPLLTFMVMNEVGLSANLMSLGGLAIAIGLMVDGSVVVVENAFERLGHKEPGLTKTEILVKAVQEVATPVIVGVGIIILVFLPLMTLTGMEGKMFAPLAFTISIALAISLFLSLTLSPVLSSYLLKGGAEHDTFVIAFMKRHYLRMLHWALGNSRKTVLSAVGAFVATLLIVPLLGTSFIPEMKEGSIVPAIDRVPNISLEESIKLEKEANKLVLGVPGVKSVVSGVGRGESPADPQGQNESTPIASLKDRDEWPDGWTQDDIANAIREKLKAIPGVQIVMAQPISDRVDEMVSGVRSDVAVKVFGDDLDKLRELAGEISRVAGGIQGSQDIRIERVSGQQYLSIEIDRQAIARYGLNVSDIHDVIEIAIGGKRATDIFEGERRFAAAVRLPDDFRNNVQSIRQLLVNTPDGTQVPLQSVARIEVNDGPAQISREMAKRRVVVMINVKDRDLGGFVAELQQATASKVKLPEGYYLEWGGQFQNMERAMGHLKIIVPVTIAAIFFLLFLLFNSLRFATLIITVLPFASIGGIIGLFVTGEYLSVPASVGFIALWGMAVLNGVVLVSYIRSLRDSGLSVDEAVVQGATQRFRPVMMTATIAMLGLVPFLFSTGPGSEVQRPLAVVVIGGLITSTLLTLVMVPTLYRWFDDSKPDPTRDVPV; encoded by the coding sequence ATGATGAAATCCCTAGTCGAAGCCGCCATCAAACAGCGGCTGGTGGTTTGCGTGCTTGCCGTGGTGCTGTTCTTCTTCGGCCTGCGCGCTGCCACCAAGCTGTCGGTGGACGCCTTCCCCGATGTGACCAACGTGCAGGTGCAGATCGCGACCGAAGCCGCGGGCCGTTCGCCCGAGGAAGTCGAGCGCTTTGTCACCGTACCGGTGGAAATGGCGATGACGGGCCTGCCGGGCCTGGAGGAAATGCGCTCGCTGAACAAGGCGGGTTTGTCGCTGATCACGCTGGTCTTTACCGATGCCACCGACGTGTACTTTGCACGCCAGCTGGTGATGGAGCGCCTGATCGAAGTGGGCGGGCGCATGCCGGAAGGCGTGTCGCCGGTGCTGGGCCCGGTCTCGACCGGCCTGGGCGAGGTCTACCAGTACACGCTGGACCGCGCCGATGACGGCAACCGCGAGCTGACCCAGGAAGAACTGGCCGAGCGCCGCATCGCCCAGGACTGGGTGGTGCGCCCGCTGCTGCGCTCGATCCCCGGCGTGGCCGAAATCAACTCGCAGGGCGGTTACGTGCGCCAGTACCAGGCGCTGGTCAACCCGGAGCGCATGCGCCACTACGGTGTCTCGATCCAGCAGGTGTACCAGGCGCTGGCGCGCAACAACGCCAACTCCGGCGGCGGCGTGCTGCCGCATTACGCCGAGCAGTACCTGATCCGCGGCGTGGGCCTGGCCAAGGGTGTCGAGGATCTCGGCAGCATCGTGCTGAAGGAGGTCAACGGCACGCCGGTGTACCTGCGCGACGTGGCCAACGTCACCATCGGGCATGAGGTGCGCCAGGGCGCGCTGGTCAAGAACGGCCAGACCGAGGCGGTCGGCGGCATCGTCATGATGATGCGCGGCGGCAATGCCAAGGAAGTGGTCAGCCGCGTGAAGGCACGCGTGGCGGAGATCAACGAGCGCGGCATGCTGCCCGGCAAGCTGCAGATCGTGCCGTACTACGACCGCAGCGAACTGGTCGACTCCGCGCTGTGGACGGTGACCAAGGTGCTGCTCGAAGGCGTGGTGCTGGTGGTGATCGTGCTGTTCCTGTTCCTGGGCGACGTGCGCTCCTCGGTGATCGTGCTGGCGACACTGGTGCTGACGCCATTGTTGACCTTCATGGTGATGAACGAGGTGGGGCTGTCGGCCAACCTGATGTCGCTAGGGGGGTTGGCGATCGCTATCGGCCTGATGGTCGATGGCTCGGTGGTGGTGGTCGAGAACGCGTTCGAGCGATTGGGCCACAAGGAACCTGGGCTGACCAAGACCGAGATCCTGGTCAAGGCCGTGCAGGAAGTGGCCACGCCGGTGATCGTGGGCGTGGGCATCATCATCCTGGTGTTCCTGCCGCTGATGACGCTGACGGGCATGGAAGGCAAGATGTTCGCGCCGCTGGCGTTCACCATCTCGATCGCGCTGGCGATCTCGCTGTTCCTGTCGCTGACGCTGTCGCCGGTGCTGTCGTCTTACCTGCTCAAGGGCGGCGCCGAGCATGACACGTTTGTGATTGCCTTCATGAAGCGCCACTACCTGCGCATGCTGCACTGGGCGCTCGGCAACAGCCGCAAGACCGTGCTCAGCGCGGTCGGCGCCTTCGTCGCCACGCTGCTGATCGTGCCGCTGCTGGGTACCTCGTTCATCCCCGAGATGAAGGAAGGCTCGATCGTTCCCGCGATCGACCGCGTGCCGAACATTTCGCTGGAAGAGTCGATCAAGCTGGAGAAGGAAGCCAACAAGCTGGTGCTGGGCGTGCCGGGCGTGAAGTCCGTGGTGTCCGGCGTGGGCCGCGGCGAAAGCCCGGCCGACCCGCAGGGCCAGAACGAGTCGACCCCGATCGCCAGCCTGAAGGACCGCGACGAGTGGCCCGACGGCTGGACCCAGGACGATATCGCCAACGCCATCCGCGAGAAGCTCAAGGCCATCCCCGGCGTGCAGATCGTGATGGCGCAGCCGATCTCGGACCGCGTCGACGAAATGGTCAGCGGCGTGCGTTCGGACGTGGCGGTGAAGGTGTTCGGCGACGACCTGGACAAGCTGCGCGAGCTGGCGGGCGAGATTTCGCGCGTGGCCGGCGGCATCCAGGGCTCGCAGGATATCCGTATCGAGCGCGTCTCGGGACAGCAGTACCTGTCGATCGAGATCGACCGCCAGGCGATCGCGCGCTACGGGCTCAATGTCTCCGACATCCACGACGTTATCGAGATCGCGATCGGCGGCAAGCGCGCCACGGATATCTTCGAAGGCGAGCGCCGCTTTGCGGCGGCCGTGCGCCTGCCGGATGACTTCCGCAACAACGTGCAGTCGATCCGCCAACTGCTGGTGAACACGCCGGACGGCACGCAGGTGCCGTTGCAGAGCGTGGCCAGGATCGAGGTCAACGACGGCCCCGCGCAGATCAGCCGCGAAATGGCCAAGCGCCGCGTCGTGGTGATGATCAACGTCAAGGACCGCGACCTCGGCGGCTTCGTGGCCGAGCTGCAGCAGGCCACGGCATCCAAGGTCAAGCTGCCCGAAGGCTACTACCTCGAGTGGGGCGGCCAGTTCCAGAACATGGAACGCGCCATGGGCCACCTGAAGATCATCGTGCCGGTGACCATCGCCGCGATCTTCTTCCTGCTGTTCCTGCTGTTCAACTCGCTGCGCTTTGCCACGCTGATCATCACGGTGCTGCCGTTCGCATCGATCGGCGGCATCATCGGGCTGTTCGTCACCGGCGAATACCTGTCGGTGCCGGCGTCGGTGGGCTTTATCGCGCTGTGGGGCATGGCGGTGCTGAACGGGGTGGTGCTGGTGTCTTACATCCGCTCGCTGCGCGATTCGGGCTTGTCGGTTGACGAGGCGGTGGTGCAGGGCGCGACGCAGCGCTTCCGTCCGGTGATGATGACCGCGACCATTGCGATGCTGGGGCTGGTGCCGTTCCTGTTCTCCACCGGTCCGGGCTCGGAAGTACAGAGGCCGCTGGCGGTGGTGGTGATCGGCGGGCTGATTACGTCGACGCTGCTGACGCTGGTGATGGTGCCGACGCTGTACCGGTGGTTCGATGACAGCAAGCCGGATCCGACCAGGGATGTGCCGGTGTAA